Below is a window of Populus trichocarpa isolate Nisqually-1 chromosome 3, P.trichocarpa_v4.1, whole genome shotgun sequence DNA.
aatttttttaaaaaaatttcaaaataaaatttttagtgtttttagataattttaatatactaatatcaaaaataatttttttaaaaaaatatattttaaaaaataatcatcgttatgttctcaaaaaattatatattttcaaaaaattattactaacATGCTTATTTCCTCTCTTTCCTCCATCTTCCCTTCATTCCTTAAGCAAAATTTACTgctgtgtatttttttatattaattcaatttaagaatatttatttgtGAAACAAATACGAAATCTCAGTTCACAAAGATTCAAATCCTAAAAAACTCTATTTGTTCGTTTAAATTTAGGGTTTCAGGGGCTTGGTTTCCAATGATTTCTCAAGAATCTAatctactttaatttttataatcgGTCAGTTCTAACTTTCTAAAGAAATTTGCTTTGCTATGCTCCTCTACTATGGGCTCTGCGCCTTTATTGGCATGTAATGACAAATTTCCATGAAGTGTGTAAATTTACTATAGGCTCaactatattaaaatttatttcatattaattattatttgtttttgtgtttggaattacttttaagtatattttaaaattgtgtttgaatttaaaaattattaaattaaattttttaaattttcggATAATTTTGACGTgttaatatgaaatataaaatatctataaaaaattattttattatatttttaaataaaaaatattttataaaaagtattatgtATCGTAATATCAATTACCTTATTAATATGAtgaagattttgtttgtttttatattttaaaaataatttttttatatatttttttacattaaattaattttgttttggtatttttaaattattttaagattattttaatgtgttaatattaaaaataaatttttaaaataaaaaatattattttaatatattttaaaataaaaaatactttaaaaaactaaataaagcaTGAATTTTCCGCAGAGTTGAAAACTTTGCCGTTCTATCTTGATTCTCGTTCAAGGTATTATAACCACTGCCAAAAttgtatagaaaaaataaaataaaaaacacaaatcaattcatgatttgttgagagaaataaagagaattaATGGAAATTGAATCTTGCTCGACAAAATGGAAATTCAGATCTTCACTTCATATAAATGGGTGATAAAACTTCAACTCATCATGTACATGTTTCAAGGGATGGTGAAATTATTCATACTGCTGGGTATAAGAATCCGGCTCATTAGGATGATATAGGAGACATTTTTCTCTCATGGGAGCACAGAACATTTTCTTCAGTTTAATGAAAAATCCGAGCCTGATTATATattcacatatattatttattattgtatttcatCGTGTATATTTCTCGAATCattgatcttttaaaataatatttatatctatatttaaTAATGTATGGAAGCTATGGAAAATCCAATAATTTATGGACATATATTgtattaattctaaaatatcaattgcaattattaaaaaaattatatattttcttaacgAGGAATCCCCAAACCTACAAGGAAAAGGAAGTTTTCAGGGTTTTAGCCAGGGTTTGGTTTTACTTTTACCTCTCAAATTCTCTCTTCACTGCATTGAACGCCCAGTTCCTCAAACCAAACCGAGTGGCATCACTTCATTTTAAGGCGTGTCCAAGCTTTACACTGCACGAGGGGTTGCTTCAATTTCCTGTAAGAACTCGAAACTCGAAGCAACTTTTTCACTTTTTTCCCCCACTTTCTCATTGTTTATCTTTGAATTGGGTTTTATCTCATATTTGATGCTCACCTTTGTAATATTAATGTTCATTATAAACCCaaaaatgacctaaaaagaGGGTTGTTCTTGATTTCACCATCACCAAATGCATCGTCGCCTTGCAATATTCACCTACAAAGTCCTCGTTAACACTAACCCTATTCCAATCACAACAGCCACCAGCACTACCCTTTTGTACTCTCAATGCAATCCCTTAAACCCTAGGACTAATGGGTTTGCTTTCTTTCGCTTACTATCATTCACTCCGGGGCACAGGCGTGCGCAGGACCCTGATGACCCATCCAACCTGATGAAGGAAGATGGTGTCTCAGTTTGCTCTCAAATGTGGATAGAGAATTTTCGAGAACCAGATAGAATTGTGAGCAATTTGACCACTTATCTTCGCCGTTTTGAACTGTGGGTATTGGCTTATCAGAAAGTGTGTGCTGATGACATGGGAGCCTATATGCCCCGTAGTGCGATACAAAGGTCTGCATTGGAGGACTTGTTAGCTCTTAGAAATGCAGTTCTTGATAATAGGTTTAAGTGGGGTGCTAGGTTGGATTTTCTTATAAAGTCTCCGAAGGATAAGACTGACTATCAATCTTTGTCAAAGAGGAAGATTAAGGCAATTTTGACAACCACACAACCGGCAGCATTTCAGGATAAGATAGTTCAGGAGGTgttatttatgattttggaGCCGATATATGAAGCACGGTTTTCGCAAAAGTCTTTTGCTTTTAGACCTGGTAGAAATGCACATACGGTGTTGAGGGTGATTAGGAGGAATTTTGCTGGGTATCTGTGGTATATAAAAGGGGATTTCAGCACAATATTGGATGGAATGAAGGTGGGGTTAGTGATAAGTGCTTTAATGAGGGATGTGAGGGATAAGAAAGTGATTGATTTGATAAAGGCAGCATTGACTACCCCTGTGATCACGAGTCGCATGGAAGAGccaaagaagaagacgaagaggAAGTATCAAAAGAAGAGGGTTTTGGCAGAGGATGAGCCAAAGCCAGATCCATATTGGCTAGACACCTTTTTTGGGTTTGCACCAGAGGAGGCAGAGAAGATTCCTTCATGGGGACACTGTGGGATACTCAGTCCTCTTTTGGCTAACATCTGCTTAGATGAATTGGACCAGTGGATGGAGGGTAAGCTTAAGGAGTTTTATCGTCCTTCAAAGAGTGATGTCATATGGAATAGTCCAGAAGGGGAAGCAGAACAGGGGAATACATCCTGGCCAGAATTTGTGCCGACAAGTGGCCCAGACAAAACCAGGAAGATGGATTATGTAAGATACGGGGGTCACATCCTGATTGGTGTGCGAGGACCGAGAGCAGATGCAGCCACATTGAGGAAGCAATTGATTGAGTTTGTTGATCAGAAATACATGCTCAAGGTTGACAATGAGAGCCTCCCAATTGAGCACATAACTAAAGGTATAATGTTTCTTGATCATGTATTGTGCCGAAGAGTTGTGTATCCAACTCTACGGTACACTGCCACTGGTGGGAAGATCATTAGTGAAAAAGGTGTGGGCACCCTTTTGTCAGTCACAGCAAGCTTGAAACAATGCATTAAGCAATTTAGGAAGTTGAACTTTCTGAAGGGGGACAGGGATCCAGACCCACAGCCTTGTTTTAGAATGTTCCATGCCACTCAATCTCATACAAATGCACAAATGAACAAatttttgtcaacaatggttGAGTGGTTTAGATATGCTGACAATCGGAAGAAAATTGTGAACTTCTGTTCATACATTATAAGGGGTTCACTTGCAAAGCTATATGCTGCAAAATACAAGCTGCGTTCACGTGCAAAGGTGTATAAGATTGGTTCCCGGAATCTGAGTCGTCCTTTGAAGGAGAAGAAAGGGTCTTCACCTGACTACCACAATTTGCTACGAATGGGCCTCGCCGAGTCAATTGATGGGCTTCAGTACACCAGGATGTCTCTTGTACCTGAGACTGATTACACCCCATTTCCAAGTAATTGGATACCTGATCATGAGAAGGCATTGCTTGAATATATAAGCCTTGATGATCCAAAAACTCTCGAGGATCAACGATGTAGCATTAGAAAGCAAGGTCTGGTTTCATCTCAGGACTACATTTCAATGCTTGTTTGGAACTACAAGCGAAACGCTATTGCGATGGATCAGCTTTCCCTCATAAAAAGTGGTGGAAATAACACAGAAAAAGAACAACAGTTGCTTTTGGGCTCTGATAAAGATACTTATGATCAGAAAagcaaagaagaggaagaacatGAAGATGGGTTTGACGTGGCAGAAATCTAAGGTAATTGTTGTATCATTCCGTGCTTGACTGGCAAAATTTCTGTTGTTGGATTGATCTTATTAAGAGGAACAGTTTCTTCCGCAATAAGTTAAATTGTTTATGATTAGAGAATATGAACTTCTtggataaatttaaatatatttagtcAATTTGAAGTGCAAAATACTCCATTTAATTGCCACTGGCTGCAATTTCATTGACTTTGGTTTTCCATTTTGCTTTGGGTctatttgtttgaattgatgTGGATCATTATGATGAGGTTGTGAGATATTTGAATAACTCTACACAGGATCCAAATTTGAACTTATTATGTATCTTGTATTTCTTACAGCAGAGTTGTTGTGAAAATTACTTAGCAacatctttttctctttttggaatttttagTACAATTTCTGTTATGAGTGCCATTCATGGATTCTGTTTGAAATAGTAGAGGGTATGCCATTGATTTAAATCCTACTCTGCTTTCTTTGCCTTACTTTTATGCTTTTGTTTGTCACTACTCGCTTCCTTATTCACTCTCCTTTTTGTTTCCAAGCCTTCACCCCCTCTAAGATTTGTGTACTTTGTCCTATTACTGGTTGACCAATTTCATGGGGTGTGTTGAATTTTGACCCCCTAGGTCCATAATTTCTAACATCTTGGATTATGTATTGGGTTTTACTATTTCAGTTGTTCTTTTTGTTCATTACACATATATTGTCTTATTTTTACTCTGCAAATATTGAGGCACATTTAATTTGGTGACTTCATAAAAACCCTTATTGGGTTCAAGATCCAACAACACCATGGTCAATAGCTCTATGCCTCCAAGGAGGattgtgaaatatatatattttttatgaaattaggaTTCTAAATTCTGACATTAAATGCAAGTTATATGATTCTGATTTTGATGCTGTCTTATCTCAGGGGGCTCTGGTGTTGCATTTGGAAATTTCCTGGAGATAGGACCACATTTACTTGGGATAGTTCTTTGATGTTGAGTTGAGACGTCACCTGAGCACTGCAATTTGCTAAGAATTGTCCTCATCGAGTCAATTGACAGGCTTCAGTGTACCAGGATGTCTCTTGCCAGACTGATTGTGTCATTTCCATGTAATTGGATACCTAATCAGGAGAAGGCTTTGCTTGAATATTTGAGCTCGACGATCCAAAAATTCAGGAGGATCAAAGATTTTGCTGATGTTGCTAGGAGAACAAGGGCTGGTCTCTCCTCAATTAATACTAAATTTTGATGCTGTTTTGAAACTACAAGCGAAATGCTATTCTGATGGATCAGCTTCTGCTCATTAAGTGGTGGAAATATCGAAGAAACAGAGCAACAGTTTCTGCTGGGTTCTGGTCATGATAATCATgattagaaaatcaaagaagCAGAGAGGAACACAAAGAAGGGTGTCACGTGGCAGAAATGTGAGGTAACTTTTGAATTATTCTGTGGTTGACGGGCAAGATTCTCAGTAATTGGATTCATACTGTTTAGAGATAGCAAGATAGAACGGTTTTATCTTTAAGAAATAAGCTAATTAAGCTCATGATTAAGGGATATGAAGTTTCTtgcatgaatatatttttttcaattttaaagttCAGGAGAGTCCATTGAGCCTGTAGCTGCAATTTTGGTGTCAATTGGTCTTACATTTTGCTTGGACCTACCTGTTTACTCTGACTGcattttgatgatgtgttcGAGAGATCTTTGGATGATTCTAAGCAAGATTTAATTCTGAGCTTTTTAAATATCCTGCATTTTGATATTTCAGGTTGCGAGAAAATTTACTCTGCACTTCTTTTTGTGGGAAGTGGTTCAGTCTGTCCTTGTATAACGATGCAGTTCATGGATGTACACAGTCGTTACATTCAtttccctcctcctcctcctcctcctccatataAATGTTGTTATAACTAGTGCTGTCCAAggattctttttttctaaatggcTATTTATGCTAGTGGCTTCAAACCTCGTTTGCAGTCATTTTTTGCCCTACTTTTATGGTTCTGTTTTTCACCGACTGCTTCCCTTGTTTACTCTCCTTTCTCTCTGCTTCCTTGTAAATACCAGCTTGTTCGTACACCAAGATTCTAATTAAATCCACTAAAAATAAGATACAACTAGTAAATTACTCTTTTTTGAGGAGCTATTGCAGGTAAAATTAAAACGTGGGTTGTATAAACTGACTTTAAGATttaaggtttagggtttattatTACCTATCTGACTTTCAAGAAATCACCCATCAGTGACTTGCACAGACACAGACGGAGCTGATGCTCCTTATATGTGAATTTCAGCTGTTCTCATTCCATGAAAAACTATATACCAAAAACAATCCACAAGGACATTCCAAAATGGTCGACAATTTTTGTCCAGATTTGAGACAAGGTCATTCAGTAAAGATGCTCATCAGCCAATTTGCGGGCTAGAAATATTAATACCAGCTGAAATCAAGCGATCAGCAATTTAGAAGAAACAGAGGAACACGCATGGCAA
It encodes the following:
- the LOC112326780 gene encoding nuclear intron maturase 2, mitochondrial-like isoform X2, giving the protein MKEDGVSVCSQMWIENFREPDRIVSNLTTYLRRFELWVLAYQKVCADDMGAYMPRSAIQRSALEDLLALRNAVLDNRFKWGARLDFLIKSPKDKTDYQSLSKRKIKAILTTTQPAAFQDKIVQEVLFMILEPIYEARFSQKSFAFRPGRNAHTVLRVIRRNFAGYLWYIKGDFSTILDGMKVGLVISALMRDVRDKKVIDLIKAALTTPVITSRMEEPKKKTKRKYQKKRVLAEDEPKPDPYWLDTFFGFAPEEAEKIPSWGHCGILSPLLANICLDELDQWMEGKLKEFYRPSKSDVIWNSPEGEAEQGNTSWPEFVPTSGPDKTRKMDYVRYGGHILIGVRGPRADAATLRKQLIEFVDQKYMLKVDNESLPIEHITKGIMFLDHVLCRRVVYPTLRYTATGGKIISEKGVGTLLSVTASLKQCIKQFRKLNFLKGDRDPDPQPCFRMFHATQSHTNAQMNKFLSTMVEWFRYADNRKKIVNFCSYIIRGSLAKLYAAKYKLRSRAKVYKIGSRNLSRPLKEKKGSSPDYHNLLRMGLAESIDGLQYTRMSLVPETDYTPFPSNWIPDHEKALLEYISLDDPKTLEDQRCSIRKQGLVSSQDYISMLVWNYKRNAIAMDQLSLIKSGGNNTEKEQQLLLGSDKDTYDQKSKEEEEHEDGFDVAEI
- the LOC112326780 gene encoding nuclear intron maturase 2, mitochondrial-like isoform X1, producing the protein MHRRLAIFTYKVLVNTNPIPITTATSTTLLYSQCNPLNPRTNGFAFFRLLSFTPGHRRAQDPDDPSNLMKEDGVSVCSQMWIENFREPDRIVSNLTTYLRRFELWVLAYQKVCADDMGAYMPRSAIQRSALEDLLALRNAVLDNRFKWGARLDFLIKSPKDKTDYQSLSKRKIKAILTTTQPAAFQDKIVQEVLFMILEPIYEARFSQKSFAFRPGRNAHTVLRVIRRNFAGYLWYIKGDFSTILDGMKVGLVISALMRDVRDKKVIDLIKAALTTPVITSRMEEPKKKTKRKYQKKRVLAEDEPKPDPYWLDTFFGFAPEEAEKIPSWGHCGILSPLLANICLDELDQWMEGKLKEFYRPSKSDVIWNSPEGEAEQGNTSWPEFVPTSGPDKTRKMDYVRYGGHILIGVRGPRADAATLRKQLIEFVDQKYMLKVDNESLPIEHITKGIMFLDHVLCRRVVYPTLRYTATGGKIISEKGVGTLLSVTASLKQCIKQFRKLNFLKGDRDPDPQPCFRMFHATQSHTNAQMNKFLSTMVEWFRYADNRKKIVNFCSYIIRGSLAKLYAAKYKLRSRAKVYKIGSRNLSRPLKEKKGSSPDYHNLLRMGLAESIDGLQYTRMSLVPETDYTPFPSNWIPDHEKALLEYISLDDPKTLEDQRCSIRKQGLVSSQDYISMLVWNYKRNAIAMDQLSLIKSGGNNTEKEQQLLLGSDKDTYDQKSKEEEEHEDGFDVAEI